The nucleotide window GGCGACTTCGTTAGACGGCATAACGTTGCGGCCCTGGTAGTAACCACATTCGGGGCACACTACGTGGGTCGGAACGGCCACGCGAACGCGACGTTGGTGCAAGCAATTAGGGCAGAAGGTCAACTGACGGGCCTTCAGGCCATCGTGAGCTCGACGCATGCCGGTGCGGGAATTCGACTGTTTTCTCTTAGGTACTGCCATGACCGTGTTTCCAGCGAGGGCTTGACAATGCGTAAGTCGCTTGCCAGCCTCAATTTAGTGCCCTTTGAGCCATTGTGGATTACGCCGATCCAGGGGCCGGTGGGGCTAACGTCCGATGAAAGCCTCAAAACAAGATGAGGCACAATATGTAGGTGGAAACGCGAAATGATACTGGTATTCCGCAGAATCGTCAATAAGCCCAGCTAATTACTGGGTTTGGGATTTTTGTTATTGACGCACCCACGTTATCTTCACAGAATAAGAGCGAACTGAGACTTGATATCAACTTTGTCCAAGCCGATAGCACTCTCACCTTATATGTCCTACCTCAAAGAAAACGTGGTCGAAACGATTTCGACCGGAGACCGTGACCGCACGCTCGTCGTCAATTGCACCGATCGCGATGGTTGCGTCCTTGTCGAAATCCGCCAGCAAAGCTTCGGCGGTCAGCGTGTGGGTTGGTTCACGCAGTCCAGCGTTCAGGTTTCGCCTGAATCCGTGGCGGCGTTAAGAACGGCCCTGGGGATCGCAAG belongs to Bremerella alba and includes:
- the rpmF gene encoding 50S ribosomal protein L32; its protein translation is MAVPKRKQSNSRTGMRRAHDGLKARQLTFCPNCLHQRRVRVAVPTHVVCPECGYYQGRNVMPSNEVAE